From Flavipsychrobacter sp., a single genomic window includes:
- the pssA gene encoding CDP-diacylglycerol--serine O-phosphatidyltransferase, with the protein MKHLPNLLTLGNLFSGCIAIAFILNAQPFLAGYHGAEYWVTGVEQAYWGSVFILIAAVFDLLDGFVARALKVFSPIGKDLDSLADVVSFGVAPAMILYKMLWASIMAEPDAMDVSMIATTPAFLIACFGAIRLARYNVTTPSSGSFTGMPIPAVGLFIASFPLINWLNPEIGLYLQNKYLLYAIIGLLSWLMVSKIRFMKLMPTSFKPANMWPQLILIIAAVAGWFTLKAVAAPIVFALYIILSLIHKPAEQ; encoded by the coding sequence ATGAAGCATTTACCTAATCTGCTTACACTTGGCAACCTGTTTTCAGGCTGTATAGCTATTGCATTTATCCTTAATGCACAACCGTTCCTTGCGGGGTATCATGGCGCTGAATACTGGGTAACTGGTGTAGAACAAGCCTACTGGGGCAGTGTATTTATACTTATAGCTGCTGTTTTTGACCTACTGGATGGCTTTGTAGCCAGAGCACTAAAGGTCTTTTCTCCTATTGGTAAGGACCTCGACTCTTTAGCCGATGTGGTATCTTTTGGCGTTGCTCCTGCAATGATATTATATAAAATGCTATGGGCATCTATAATGGCAGAGCCAGATGCAATGGATGTGAGCATGATAGCTACTACCCCTGCATTTCTTATTGCTTGTTTTGGTGCCATAAGGTTGGCTAGATACAATGTAACTACTCCTTCTAGTGGCAGCTTCACTGGAATGCCCATACCTGCAGTTGGTTTATTTATTGCATCCTTTCCACTAATAAACTGGCTAAACCCTGAAATAGGTCTATACTTACAAAATAAATATCTGCTATATGCTATAATAGGCTTGTTATCATGGCTTATGGTAAGTAAAATACGCTTTATGAAATTGATGCCAACTAGCTTTAAACCAGCTAATATGTGGCCTCAATTAATCCTAATCATTGCTGCTGTTGCTGGCTGGTTTACACTCAAAGCAGTGGCTGCGCCTATAGTATTTGCCCTATACATCATACTATCTTTAATACACAAACCTGCTGAACAATAA
- a CDS encoding response regulator transcription factor has translation MENEKFKVLLVEDDTNFGQVLKNYLELNDFVVELARDGILGLAAFRREKYDICLLDVMMPNMDGFTLAEEIRNVDPDIPLFFLSAKSMKEDILNGYKLGADDYITKPFDSEVLLHKIKAILKRNQELQDKQHAEVEFDIGSYHFNSKLRTLELGDDSETLSPKENELLLMLCEYKNDLLPREAALKRIWGSDTYFNGRSMDVYIAKLRKYLKGDSSVEIVNIHGNGFRLVVPE, from the coding sequence ATGGAGAACGAAAAATTCAAAGTACTATTAGTAGAAGACGATACTAACTTCGGTCAGGTACTTAAAAACTATCTTGAATTAAATGACTTTGTAGTAGAGCTTGCCAGAGACGGTATACTAGGCTTGGCTGCCTTCCGCAGAGAGAAATACGATATATGTCTTTTAGATGTGATGATGCCTAATATGGATGGTTTCACACTTGCAGAAGAAATTAGAAATGTAGATCCTGATATTCCATTATTCTTCCTTTCTGCCAAAAGCATGAAAGAAGATATACTGAATGGCTACAAGCTGGGCGCAGATGATTATATCACAAAGCCTTTTGATAGTGAAGTATTGCTACACAAAATCAAGGCTATACTAAAACGTAATCAAGAGTTACAGGATAAGCAACATGCTGAAGTTGAGTTTGATATAGGTAGCTACCATTTCAATAGCAAGCTACGCACATTAGAGTTGGGTGATGATTCTGAAACATTATCTCCTAAAGAGAATGAGCTATTGCTAATGCTTTGCGAGTACAAAAATGACCTGTTGCCTCGTGAGGCTGCACTAAAACGTATTTGGGGCAGCGACACTTATTTTAATGGTAGAAGTATGGATGTGTACATTGCCAAGCTACGTAAGTATTTAAAAGGTGATAGCAGTGTAGAGATCGTGAATATTCATGGTAATGGCTTTAGGCTGGTTGTGCCTGAATAA
- a CDS encoding PorP/SprF family type IX secretion system membrane protein — MIKKLLKGITVSLTALLTYGTAAGQGMHFSQYYNAPMLLNPANTALMSQSDYRIGANYRSQWAQLPVPYNTMSGFADFSLFKKQDFTNWLGVGVAFFNDKAGDGQLTLNRTELAVAYHILTGEYNMISVGFSASTNQRSIDFSKLTYDRQWDGFKFDKSTSNGEPNTVAKTNFWDMNAGINYALFPNENLYLKVGIGLAHINQPQESFLGNTNQIKMRPTANVDALIKLDGSLILNPSAYYTRQGSAQELVYGLTARFFISGNENYSTDVIVGVYNRFNESIIPVFGLQWSGVRLMASYDYTISKLGPDVNGRGAVEFGLVYQGGYRGGGMGHSTIDCPRF; from the coding sequence ATGATAAAAAAACTTTTAAAAGGCATAACTGTTTCTCTTACGGCACTACTAACTTATGGTACAGCTGCAGGGCAAGGAATGCATTTCTCCCAATACTATAATGCCCCAATGCTACTCAATCCTGCTAATACAGCATTAATGAGCCAGTCTGACTATAGAATTGGTGCCAACTATCGTAGCCAATGGGCGCAACTACCAGTTCCATACAATACCATGTCGGGTTTTGCCGACTTCTCCTTGTTTAAAAAACAGGATTTTACTAACTGGCTAGGCGTAGGCGTTGCCTTCTTTAATGATAAAGCTGGAGACGGGCAACTCACCTTAAACAGAACAGAGCTAGCAGTTGCCTATCATATACTTACTGGAGAATACAATATGATATCTGTTGGTTTTTCTGCGTCGACCAACCAACGTAGTATCGACTTCTCTAAACTTACTTACGATAGACAATGGGATGGTTTCAAGTTTGATAAAAGTACTAGCAATGGCGAACCTAACACTGTTGCCAAAACCAATTTTTGGGATATGAATGCAGGCATCAACTATGCCCTGTTTCCCAATGAGAATCTTTATCTAAAAGTCGGTATTGGACTAGCACATATCAACCAACCTCAAGAGAGTTTTTTGGGTAATACCAACCAGATAAAGATGCGTCCTACAGCCAATGTTGATGCACTAATAAAACTAGATGGTTCTCTTATCCTCAACCCTTCTGCCTACTATACCAGGCAGGGCTCAGCTCAAGAGTTAGTATATGGTTTAACAGCACGTTTTTTCATCTCGGGAAATGAAAATTACTCTACAGATGTTATCGTCGGTGTATATAACCGCTTCAACGAATCTATCATCCCCGTTTTTGGGCTTCAATGGTCTGGTGTGAGGTTAATGGCAAGCTACGATTATACCATATCAAAACTAGGTCCTGATGTAAATGGTAGGGGTGCAGTAGAGTTTGGGCTTGTATATCAAGGTGGTTATAGAGGAGGAGGCATGGGCCACAGCACTATTGACTGCCCTCGCTTTTAA
- a CDS encoding PKD domain-containing protein, producing MMLRWLIYSIVFFSPLISLAQGPNASLEFIKNEGQWDGPFKYKSTTGNVSVFLEPTSFVYILGATQNADILRDYKHGRIKEAPVLNFHRYEVKMLGANSEAEITGTKPQNHYYNYFLGNDSTKWKSNIHPNLAVDYANIYQNIDLHIASANTKIKYDFIVKPNGKPNDIKLEIKGADDIRVKNGKLIITTSVGTVEEQEPYAYQYSDGVLKEISCKYKLKDNIITYHFPKGYDGTQNLIIDPTVVFSTYTGSTADNWGFTATYDNQGNFYAGGAVDATLNGAYITTNGAFQVNFQGGGTGGGNDTSFRCDMAITKFNATGSALIYSTYIGGNNNDQPHSMIVDRSGNLIIAGRTYSNNFPTIGAPYDNSYNLGADIVVVKLNAAGSALAASTYVGGSGDDGVNISSVYATVNSSLKHSYGDEARSEVVIDAQGNVYVAACTRSTNFPTANAIQTNLLGQQDAVVFKLDPNLSNLLWSTYLGGNADDAAYVLALNKSESHIYVSGGTAGNNFPFSPGTLWGSYQGGIADGFIAKFQNSGSYPLDRATAIGRGSYDQCYGIQVDDDNNVYTMGQTLGGTFPVTAGVFSVPNSSQFVIKLDSNLSTNIYSTVFGSGSSSITNITPVAFLVDTCQNVYISGWGSSTLVTGNPTNSSNMPIPASNPATTPNNILKSTSQNGDDFYFIVLSRNATAQLFGGYYGLANLGDHVDGGTSRFDENGIIYQAICGGCGNIDSMPTTTGAWSNTNNSNNCNLVALKIAFNLGSVSAAASANPSTTVCVGEQVQFTNNSANATIYSWNFGDGSPLSTATSPSHSYTTPGTYTVKLIARNPNACYTIDSTTLTIVVDTNSINADFNTVVTDSCGPYIVNITNNSKFGNNPSAATLTWDFGDGTSFTGNNPSTHNYNQKGTYTIRLIMSDPTSCNKVDSVSKTVNFNNILVKANMEAPDLICQHKAAKFSNTSENATSYNWDFGDGNNSSDPTPSHIYDSVGTYTITFYASNPLSCNKVDTFTKTITVSVLPTADFIHAPIIPVTNEPVVFTNRSLKADTYNWNFGDGTGSQDETPQPHYYKRTGNYTVCLTASTLKGCSDTICKKVDADIFPLADIPTAFTPNGDGNNDILLVRGSGIETVNLRIFNRWGELVFETNEESVGWDGNYKNKEQPTDAYAFVLNVSFVDGTTLYKKGNVTLIR from the coding sequence CAGGTACTAAACCACAAAATCACTATTATAATTACTTTCTTGGGAATGACTCTACAAAGTGGAAAAGTAATATCCACCCCAACTTGGCAGTAGATTATGCCAATATTTATCAAAATATAGACCTACACATTGCCTCTGCAAATACTAAGATCAAATACGACTTTATAGTAAAACCTAATGGTAAGCCCAATGATATTAAACTGGAAATAAAGGGTGCTGATGATATTAGGGTAAAAAATGGGAAGCTTATTATTACTACTTCCGTAGGTACTGTTGAAGAACAAGAGCCATACGCTTACCAATATAGTGATGGTGTGTTGAAAGAAATTAGCTGCAAATACAAGCTAAAGGATAATATTATTACTTATCATTTCCCTAAAGGGTATGATGGAACTCAAAACCTAATAATAGACCCTACAGTAGTATTTTCTACTTACACTGGCTCTACAGCCGACAACTGGGGTTTTACTGCTACTTATGATAATCAAGGCAACTTTTATGCAGGAGGTGCGGTAGATGCTACACTAAATGGCGCTTACATTACAACAAATGGCGCTTTCCAAGTAAACTTTCAGGGTGGAGGAACAGGTGGAGGAAATGACACTTCATTTAGATGCGACATGGCCATTACCAAGTTTAATGCCACTGGCTCTGCTTTGATATACTCTACCTATATAGGTGGTAATAATAACGATCAACCACATAGTATGATCGTAGACCGTAGCGGCAACTTAATCATCGCTGGGCGCACATACTCCAATAACTTCCCTACTATAGGTGCACCATACGATAACAGTTACAACCTGGGAGCAGATATTGTGGTCGTAAAACTTAATGCGGCAGGTTCTGCCTTAGCAGCCTCCACCTATGTTGGTGGTTCCGGAGACGACGGTGTAAATATATCATCAGTATATGCCACTGTAAACTCTTCTTTAAAGCATAGCTATGGAGACGAAGCTCGTAGCGAAGTAGTAATAGATGCACAAGGAAACGTATATGTAGCTGCTTGTACTAGATCTACTAACTTTCCTACTGCCAACGCCATACAAACTAACTTGCTGGGCCAACAAGATGCTGTTGTTTTTAAGCTCGACCCGAACCTTAGCAACCTGCTATGGAGCACCTATTTGGGAGGTAATGCCGATGATGCAGCTTATGTTTTAGCATTGAATAAAAGCGAAAGTCATATTTATGTATCTGGCGGAACGGCAGGTAATAACTTTCCCTTCTCACCGGGCACATTATGGGGTAGTTACCAGGGAGGTATCGCTGATGGATTTATTGCTAAATTTCAAAATAGTGGTAGCTACCCATTAGATAGAGCTACTGCAATTGGACGTGGTAGTTACGACCAATGCTATGGTATACAAGTAGATGATGACAACAATGTTTACACAATGGGGCAAACCCTAGGAGGTACTTTCCCTGTTACAGCAGGAGTTTTCTCTGTGCCTAACTCTAGTCAGTTTGTTATAAAATTGGATAGTAATCTTAGTACTAATATCTACTCTACTGTTTTTGGCAGTGGTAGCTCTTCTATTACCAATATTACTCCCGTTGCTTTCTTGGTAGATACTTGTCAGAATGTCTATATATCTGGCTGGGGTAGTAGTACTCTTGTAACAGGCAATCCTACCAACTCTTCAAACATGCCCATACCGGCAAGCAATCCTGCCACTACACCCAACAATATTTTAAAATCTACCAGTCAAAATGGTGATGATTTTTATTTCATAGTGCTTTCTCGTAATGCGACAGCTCAGCTCTTTGGTGGTTATTACGGTTTGGCCAACCTTGGCGACCATGTTGATGGTGGTACTAGTAGGTTTGATGAAAATGGGATCATATACCAAGCTATATGTGGAGGCTGTGGCAACATAGATTCCATGCCTACTACCACAGGTGCTTGGAGTAACACCAATAATAGTAATAATTGTAACCTAGTTGCTTTAAAAATAGCTTTCAACCTTGGCTCAGTAAGTGCGGCCGCGAGTGCCAACCCCTCTACAACTGTATGTGTAGGGGAGCAAGTACAGTTTACAAACAATTCGGCCAATGCTACTATCTACAGTTGGAACTTTGGTGACGGTAGCCCATTAAGTACAGCTACATCTCCATCTCACTCCTATACTACACCCGGTACCTATACCGTTAAACTTATTGCTCGAAATCCCAACGCCTGTTATACAATAGATAGCACTACCCTTACCATTGTGGTAGATACGAACTCGATCAATGCCGATTTCAATACTGTAGTTACAGATAGCTGTGGTCCATACATAGTAAACATTACCAACAACTCTAAGTTTGGCAACAACCCTTCAGCAGCAACGCTTACTTGGGATTTTGGCGATGGCACTAGTTTCACTGGTAATAATCCTAGCACACATAACTACAATCAAAAAGGCACTTATACGATCAGACTTATCATGTCTGACCCTACCTCTTGCAATAAAGTAGACAGTGTCAGCAAAACTGTTAATTTCAACAACATACTGGTAAAGGCCAATATGGAAGCACCAGATCTAATATGTCAACATAAGGCAGCAAAATTCTCTAACACATCAGAAAATGCTACCAGCTACAACTGGGACTTTGGTGATGGCAATAACTCTTCCGACCCTACCCCATCACATATTTATGACTCTGTAGGAACTTATACTATTACTTTCTACGCCAGTAACCCTCTATCTTGCAACAAGGTTGATACCTTCACCAAAACAATAACCGTTAGTGTATTACCTACTGCAGATTTTATACATGCACCTATTATACCAGTTACTAATGAGCCTGTAGTATTTACCAACAGATCGCTAAAAGCAGACACCTATAACTGGAACTTTGGTGATGGTACAGGTAGCCAAGACGAAACGCCACAACCCCATTACTATAAACGCACGGGCAACTATACAGTTTGTTTAACCGCTAGCACTCTAAAAGGCTGTTCTGATACAATTTGTAAAAAAGTAGATGCAGATATATTCCCTCTTGCTGATATACCTACTGCCTTTACACCAAACGGAGACGGTAATAATGATATATTACTAGTACGTGGTTCAGGTATAGAAACCGTCAACTTGCGTATATTTAACCGATGGGGAGAATTGGTTTTTGAAACCAATGAAGAATCTGTAGGTTGGGATGGTAATTATAAAAACAAAGAACAACCTACCGATGCTTATGCATTTGTGTTAAACGTTTCTTTTGTAGACGGTACTACTTTATACAAAAAAGGAAATGTGACCTTGATACGATAG
- the purS gene encoding phosphoribosylformylglycinamidine synthase subunit PurS yields the protein MKYTAHINVMPLKELLDPQGKAVNNSLHNLGLAAVANVRIGKHITLSIDADSKDAAAAIADDACKKLLANPVMEQFDITIVEG from the coding sequence ATGAAATATACAGCACACATTAACGTAATGCCGTTAAAAGAATTATTAGACCCACAAGGTAAAGCTGTGAACAACAGTTTGCACAACCTTGGTCTTGCTGCCGTAGCTAATGTACGCATAGGCAAACACATCACACTAAGCATAGATGCAGATAGTAAAGATGCTGCAGCTGCTATTGCCGACGATGCATGTAAGAAGCTATTAGCTAACCCAGTGATGGAGCAATTTGACATCACTATAGTAGAAGGATAA
- the rsmI gene encoding 16S rRNA (cytidine(1402)-2'-O)-methyltransferase, which translates to MKLYLVPSPIGNLGDITYRAIEVLNNADGILCEDTRTSSVLLKHYDIQKPLTPYHQHNEHKVVQHLVEQMQQGKTYALITDAGTPGISDPGFLLVRECIKNEIPVECLPGASAFIPALVQSGIPSNRFCFEGFPPQKKGRQTFFSKLVDEERTIILYESPHRLVKTLREMGEHLGTDRQAAVCRELTKMFEETRKGTLAELQQHYEAKPPKGEIVIVVAGK; encoded by the coding sequence ATGAAGTTGTATCTGGTACCATCGCCTATTGGCAACCTTGGAGATATAACTTACAGGGCTATTGAAGTATTGAATAATGCTGATGGTATCCTCTGTGAGGATACTCGTACAAGCTCTGTGCTACTTAAGCATTATGATATACAAAAGCCACTTACCCCTTATCATCAACACAACGAGCATAAAGTTGTACAACATCTTGTGGAACAGATGCAACAGGGTAAGACCTATGCACTTATTACAGATGCCGGTACTCCTGGGATTTCTGACCCTGGGTTTTTACTAGTACGCGAGTGCATTAAGAATGAGATACCTGTTGAATGCTTACCAGGAGCTTCGGCATTTATACCCGCTCTGGTACAGTCGGGTATTCCTAGCAATCGGTTTTGTTTTGAAGGCTTCCCCCCTCAAAAAAAGGGAAGACAAACCTTCTTTTCTAAGTTAGTTGACGAAGAACGTACGATTATTCTTTACGAGTCTCCTCACCGTCTGGTAAAAACACTTAGAGAGATGGGCGAACATCTTGGTACTGATAGGCAAGCTGCCGTGTGTAGAGAACTGACCAAAATGTTTGAAGAAACAAGAAAAGGGACATTAGCCGAACTACAACAGCACTATGAGGCCAAACCTCCCAAAGGGGAAATTGTTATCGTAGTAGCTGGCAAATAA